CCTCGGCGTCTTCGGCCCAGTGCACCTGGACACCGTTGCGCTTTAGCGCAGCTTCGGCTTGCTCGAGGTAGTGCTCGAGGTTCATCAGGACGTGGTTTTTGACCCCTTCGGCGAAGTGGCGCCACTGCTCGGAGTCCACCTCGGCATAGGCCGCCCGGCGCTTGGCGTCGAAGCTCAGGGTGGCCCCCGTCACCGACTCGCGCACCTGGGGCTCTTCCCGGATGACCCGCGCCGCTTCCTTGGGGTATTCGTTGGATCTAACCTGCATGGGGATTCTCCTCAGGCGTCTTGCGTTCTGCGGTTTTGCGCTGCTTCCCAGAGCACCGCGGCCAGCGGCTTCACGCAGAGGGGCAGCCCGCGGTTGTGGATGCGGCCCGACAGGTGCAGCAGGCAACCGCCGTCGGCGCTGGTGAGCACGTCGATCTCGGGCAGGGTCGAGAGCTTGCGGTCGGCCATGCCCAGCGACACCTCGGGCAGCTTGACCGAGAACAGCCCGCCGAAGCCGCAGCACTCGGTGGCGGCGGGCCAATCGACGATCTCGGCTCCGGCGCTCCGCAGCAGGGCGATGGGCTCGTCCTTGAGGCCCAGCTCGCGCAGGGCGTGGCAGCCGTGGTGATAGGCGATGCGCTGCCCGGCGAGGCCCTGTCCCAGCCGGGTGATGCCCAGCACCCTGACGAT
The genomic region above belongs to Meiothermus sp. Pnk-1 and contains:
- a CDS encoding (Fe-S)-binding protein → MRVALFVTCLADQFFAEAGVAAVKLLRHLGVEVDFPPAQTCCGQPAYNAGYWSEARQMAEHTLGVFEDADYVVLPSGSCTTMLRAFYPELYRDNPRMFARASSLSGKSYELAEFIVRVLGITRLGQGLAGQRIAYHHGCHALRELGLKDEPIALLRSAGAEIVDWPAATECCGFGGLFSVKLPEVSLGMADRKLSTLPEIDVLTSADGGCLLHLSGRIHNRGLPLCVKPLAAVLWEAAQNRRTQDA